In Ruania alkalisoli, the DNA window ATCTCCCGGAACACCGGCGCTGTGGCGTTGTACATGTGCACCGTCGCCCGCGGAGCACCCTCGAGCGACTGCACAGTCCTCTCGATGAGCTCGCGTCGCGCCTGCGTCAGCACGGAGATGGTGACGTCCTCAGGGATCGCTTCGTCGGTAATGATGCTGCGGACGAAGTCGAAATCGGTCTGTGACGCCGAGGGGAAGCCGACCTCGATCTCCTTGTAACCCATCGCGACGAGCAGATCGAACATCCGCCGCTTCCGGGTGGCGTCCATGGGTTCGATGAGGGCCTGGTTGCCGTCCCGCAGGTCGGTAGACAGCCACCGGGGTGGTGCGGTGATGGTGCGGCTGGGCCACGTACGATCTGGCAGGTCGACGCCGACGAACGGGTGGTACTTGCCGACCGGCATGCCATAGGTAGTGCGTTGCGTCATGGATTCATCCTTCGTCGCTGTACTTCTCAGTGCTGTGGTTCGGGTGGGGCCGGGCACCACTGCACTCCGCGACGAGGATCCGGCCTAGTGGGCCTCGCCGCGGCAGCGAAGGAGGAGGCTGACGCTGATGCGCATGTCAGGACAGTACCACGCCAGGCAGAGCACCCCGTGCGCCTCAACTACTCGTCTCTGTGCGAGCACCTGGTGCGCGATCCTCAGCGACGTGCAGTTCGGTGGCGCCGATCCGCACCATCTCACCGGGAGCGACCGGCGCCTCCTCCCAGGCCGTCAGGCGGCGCTCCTGTCCGGTCGCAGTGACGAGCATGGTGCCGTTCGTCGACGCCCGGTCGGTCACCCACGCGCGCGGACCGGAGATCCGGATCTGGAGGTGAGTCTTCGAGACCGCTCCATCGTCCAGTGTGACGAGGGCAGCCACCTGCTCCTGGTCCCGAGGCGCCGGTGCCCGGCCGACGAGGCTCACACCCTCACTGCCGATGACACGACCGTCGTTGGTGTGGAACCGCATCCGACCCGGCTGTTGCCGGGCCATCGCGAGACGGGTCTCCTCGTTGTCCGGTTCCCCGGCTTCTCCCGGCACGGTATGGCTAGGTTCTCCCGGCGCGGCATGGCCAGGCTGTGCCGTTGTCGACCACGGGTTGCCCGGCGCAGCCACAGCCGCAGCATGAGGCGGTCGCTCCGGATCGTGGTGGTTGGGCATTGAGTGCAGATGATCGGGCTCCGACCACGTCTGGGTGTGCGGGTCCGGCTGAAGGGTCATCTCAGGCAGAGCAGGCGTCGCAGGTGTCTCATGCGGCGCGGGCGGCGCGGGCGGCGCCCACGGTTCCAGGTTCGAGACCGGCAACGATCCGGCGTCGGAGCCTCCACCCGGCGATCCGGGTTGCGGCGTGGCATCGCGCCGCGGCGCTCCCAGCACTGTCTCGTCGTGGGCAGAACCACCAGCCGATGGGTCACCAGCCACCGGTGCTGCACTCGCGAGGCCCGAGGGTGCAGCATGGTCAGGGACAGCCGGAGCCGCACTTCCCGGTCGAGGTGGTACGGGAGCATGCACCGTCGGCCGTGCATACGGGCTCTGACCACCGGGAGCAGCCGAGGCGCCAGCAGCGTGAGCCCCGGCAGCCTGAGCTCCACCACCGTGAGGACCAGCAGCGGGAACGACGCTGCCCGCCATCGGCGTCGCCACGCCATGCTCCACACCCGGTGGGCGCGGTGGAACCTCCGGCACCCCTCCCGGAGCGGCAGAAGTACCGCCCCTGCCTGCCGGCTCAGTACCCTGCGACCGAACCGCTGCGCTCGCGAGCAGGCCGCCGGCCAGCACGAACACGGCCGAGAGTGCGCACACCAACGTCACTGCCCCGCGCACGAGTGCCGCCTCAGCGGGGACGAGCGGAACGTCCTCGATGATGCCGATCAGCACGAGAACGGTGAACGCCGTGGCGGCGACCGCCAGCACCAGCCGGAGCAGGAACGGGAGAGCCCACACACGCCCGGACCCGGGTCCGCCGTCTTGGGGTCGCAGCGCGGACCATGCGCGGATCGCCCCGACGAGAGCCCACCCTGTCACCGTCACATACGCGGACGTGATCAGACCCGCGAGTGCGGCCACGCCTCCCCCAGCCATCATGGCCAGGCTCGCTGCGCCGTCACCGGATATGCCCATTCCCACCAGAACGAGCGCACCGCACGCGAGGAGGACAGCGAGCAGACCCGCGATCGTCCTGCGCCAGCCGGCATAGGCACGCGTCAACTGCTCAAGTGCCTCTCCCCGGGTCCGGCGCAGCGTCCACGTATCCGGCCACCGCGGACGGTCGGCCGGGGGATCCATGAACCCCTTGGCGTCAGCGTTCAGAGAGAAGAGCCCAGGCACGTACTTCCTCGCCTTCTAGGGATGCAGCTCGTGGGTGGCACGTGCGGCGAGGCGGTCAGCCGTGGACCACAGGCCGGCCGAGGGCGTGGAGATGAAGAAGACCCGCTCCCCGTCGTCCATCGTGTTCCACCCGTCCCGCATCATCTCCGGATCGTACCGGCGCAACGCCTCCTCCATGTCGAGATAGCCGTAGCCGACCGATTCCACCTCCTCGCGGCTCAACCCGCCGGGGGCGTAGGTGATGCGAAAGCGCCCTTCGGCGCTGCCATGCACCAGGTGTGCCGTGGCGTGCGGGATCTCCTGCATGTCGGCCTCGGTGGCGTACTTCTCCAGGACCTCCGCCTTGCTGAGGTAGCCGTACTTGCGGATGAGGGCGTCCACCTCGGGCTGCTCTCCGAAGCGCTCCACACCGGGGGCGATGATGAGCAGCTCGCCGCCGTCGGCCATCGCCATCCTCGTGCGGTAGACCGCCTTGTTCGCCACCCAGGTGGCATGGAACTCGTCCGCCTGCATCACGGCCACGATCTTGTGCACCGGCTCATCGAAGGTGGTGATGTTCTGCGCCATGCTCGCGCGTGCGGCCGCGTAGTAGGTGTCGAGATCGTCGCCGACGAAGACGCCGGTGTGCACCAGGTGGCCGGCGTCGTCGTAGTTCATCACCACCTGCAGGTAGACATCGGGCAGATGACCGAGGAACTCTTCCTCGGCCCAGTTGAAGCAGGCGCGCACAGGCGTCAGCAAGTTGCCGAGGTTGTTCTCGATGCCGTAGACGGCCGAGGCCATGTGAGCGGCGCCGAGAGTGCGCTTGCCACCTAGGCCGATGAAGTAGTTCTTGTTGTGGTTGGCGAAGCCGAGCACCTCGTGCGGGACCACGTGCCCGATATGGACGATCAGGTCCCACTCCTCGCTGACCGTCATCGTGTTGAGGTCGATCGGCATCTCCCAGTCGACGGCACCCCCCGTCTTCTCGGCCACCACCTCGGCGGGGACGGTCCCGACGTGCGTCACCCCGCCCTTCCAGTCATGGGCGTGGATGCGCTCGTGCGGGATCGAGCCGAACATCCACCGGTTCACCTCCTCGGTGTGCGGCACGTGCTGCCCCAGAGTGGGGATCACGTGCACCTCCACGCCCCGGGCATCCAGATGGCGGTACAGGTGCTCGGTCATCCACCCCACTCCGGCGTGGGCCCGGGTGATGTCCGGTGGCAGCAGTAGCACGCGCCGATAGGTCCCGATGCCGAGCCGCTGCGCTGCCTCCTCCACAAGCCGGTCGCACAACTGCTCGACAGTCTTCCGGTCGATCGCTTGATCCTCATGCTGGAACCACACCATGGCCGACAGGCTAGCCGGGCCAGGGAACCCCGATGGCACTGATGCCGTCAGTTGCCGTGGAGGCGCGTCATCCCCGACGGCGCAGCGACCGCCACGAGAACGCTGCCCGTAGCCGCGCCTTCCAGCCGACGCTGTGGCGCACCTGCTGCACGGTGCGGCGCACGTTGCCCCAGTAGTGGTGCACGTGCTCCTCAGCGGGGTCCGACGGGGCGAACACGGCCTCATCTGCCCGGTCAGCG includes these proteins:
- a CDS encoding FHA domain-containing protein: MPGLFSLNADAKGFMDPPADRPRWPDTWTLRRTRGEALEQLTRAYAGWRRTIAGLLAVLLACGALVLVGMGISGDGAASLAMMAGGGVAALAGLITSAYVTVTGWALVGAIRAWSALRPQDGGPGSGRVWALPFLLRLVLAVAATAFTVLVLIGIIEDVPLVPAEAALVRGAVTLVCALSAVFVLAGGLLASAAVRSQGTEPAGRGGTSAAPGGVPEVPPRPPGVEHGVATPMAGSVVPAAGPHGGGAQAAGAHAAGASAAPGGQSPYARPTVHAPVPPRPGSAAPAVPDHAAPSGLASAAPVAGDPSAGGSAHDETVLGAPRRDATPQPGSPGGGSDAGSLPVSNLEPWAPPAPPAPHETPATPALPEMTLQPDPHTQTWSEPDHLHSMPNHHDPERPPHAAAVAAPGNPWSTTAQPGHAAPGEPSHTVPGEAGEPDNEETRLAMARQQPGRMRFHTNDGRVIGSEGVSLVGRAPAPRDQEQVAALVTLDDGAVSKTHLQIRISGPRAWVTDRASTNGTMLVTATGQERRLTAWEEAPVAPGEMVRIGATELHVAEDRAPGARTETSS
- a CDS encoding lactate racemase domain-containing protein, whose amino-acid sequence is MVWFQHEDQAIDRKTVEQLCDRLVEEAAQRLGIGTYRRVLLLPPDITRAHAGVGWMTEHLYRHLDARGVEVHVIPTLGQHVPHTEEVNRWMFGSIPHERIHAHDWKGGVTHVGTVPAEVVAEKTGGAVDWEMPIDLNTMTVSEEWDLIVHIGHVVPHEVLGFANHNKNYFIGLGGKRTLGAAHMASAVYGIENNLGNLLTPVRACFNWAEEEFLGHLPDVYLQVVMNYDDAGHLVHTGVFVGDDLDTYYAAARASMAQNITTFDEPVHKIVAVMQADEFHATWVANKAVYRTRMAMADGGELLIIAPGVERFGEQPEVDALIRKYGYLSKAEVLEKYATEADMQEIPHATAHLVHGSAEGRFRITYAPGGLSREEVESVGYGYLDMEEALRRYDPEMMRDGWNTMDDGERVFFISTPSAGLWSTADRLAARATHELHP